Within the Gigantopelta aegis isolate Gae_Host chromosome 8, Gae_host_genome, whole genome shotgun sequence genome, the region GTgtaagagaattttttttaaactttaaataaataatggtgtGGTCCATCACATATTAAATGGGAAGTATTCATCTTTCTGCAAATTATAAAACCTTATGGTAACTTGATTTGTCTTCTCAGGAAGACATATGGGACGTTTACGGGCCACGTCTTTTGACAGAGTGTACTGAAGTTGTAATCACTATCTCAGCTTGAAAAAAATAGGTTTGTATACAACCCTTTTACTAGCTACATATTGCAATTCTGCATTAAGATCAGTTTTGAGAGAAATATCTCTTTCACTTTTAATACTGCTTAATTTTCTAGTGCAACTGATGGGACAAAAACATGTGACTGACGAGATGCTATCCCTACAAAACCATAAAACGTTTTGGTGATGCATATGGTTTGTCAATATTCTATTAGTaagccattttaaaaatgaactgAACACTATGTTTATTTCAGAAAGTGGAATCATTATACATTTCATGTATGTGCATGATTTATCAGTGAACGAAATTTGAAAACTTCGTTAAAATGCAACTTTACCATGGGATTACCATTTGCAAGCACATTTTTCTTACTGGCAATCTACTATTGAAGACTGTTCAGCAAAGCGCAATATGCATTTTCATATAGGGACCCAACATTTGGTGGCCACCGACATTTCTTCCTAAAACAACATCCTTTGTGTTTCCAAGTTTGCAATCAACTGCAACTGGTCAACACTTCAtcattaaatagaacattttcttttgtcattaaaatgctccatcttccatcTGACGTAATTTTACTTCTAcaatagacgccaaacacttGTATGTATGCCCGGTATTACTGCTAGTCGctgagacgggggggggggggggggggggggggggggcaactgagtagttaatagtctaagaTTCCTTAAACGGTTAACAAGAgaattttctataatttttcCCCAGTTGCCACCCtgctccttcccccccccccccccccatccgctAGTTACGGCCCTGACTTATGGTCTGttatgtttagtgaaattggccccAGAGTTGCAAACATGTTAACGGTCAAATTGTCGTGGAAAATGCCGTGGACACTCATTTTCCACGGTAATGTTTTTGCCGTggtaattttcttaattgcatggGTTGCATAACATGCTGAATCATGATTTGGTTCCTTTATTgtaacaagaaaacaacaacaaaaaaacccacagtacTATATGGTATTTAATCGGAAATAGACGTCATCACTAATTTATCGTATTCAGTCGAGCTATTTTCTGAGGAACATTACGTCCAATTGAATAACTAATGAGCGTAAACTACCGTGCAGTATTCCATTCACAAATGTGTGGTATTGTCAGCGTAACACAGTGGAAGATAGGTCTATTATGTTTCTTTCGCGGTAGATGATTTGTTTATATACACGcattaatactttttaaaaaaatgaactcGATAACCAGATTTTGAACGATTGCCGgaaacaaataactaaatagaaaattagatttttaatagaaaaataaaatgtttattgacaatttaatgacacccaaaCAATTCTAATGAATAACTGAaaaatctattaacttttttataacatgttattgtatatacaaataacaggAGTGACAAATACAAGAAAGTATCTTTTATAGATGAACAAATGTATAAATTcgatatttataatataatatttaaagggactgtcctgagttttctgcactgtaagatgtctccgactaataaaatcttttaacgtctaaaaatacgcattaaatatattttcttgtttataatatcagtgtctgtgtattcaatgtgtttctggtcatcttaatatttgtaacaaacccaaacttgattttgtcttcaaataatttggtacgttcgaaaagataatattttaggaaataaaattaaatttgacataatacaaatattagaacgatcagaaacgcgtttaatatacagccactaatattgtatgcagaaaaatatatttgatatataattacagtcgttaaaaagtctctgttagtcgataacatcttaaaaatagcaGCGAACttaggactgtccctttaaggcctTTTAACACAGTTTCTGATCGTTCGGGTAACTTCTCCTCTTTTGGTCTGCACTGCCAACAGCCTTCTttgtatactctgtcaaaaaagaaacgcataggcgaaatagtcatggaattatctcttcaatacaaagtggcataatttcgttatttctgatcgtatcacagtcaaatttgacatgagtatgtgacaatgttcttgctatggactgatggCAATGGaggcacgagggcgctgaaatcagtacttTGTGTGgtcaccagcagcagcaatcagtgcgcgacatctccttggcatagactgaataagtctctgaatccgggcacgtggaatcctagcccattcttcctgcagtgcatgtgacagttgcggaagcgtctgaggttctgggtcacgctggcgtacacctctgtccagttcgtcccatagatgttcaatggatttgagatctggcgatcttgatggccatgacagcacattaatgttctcattttgtacattgttacacgtgccatATAAGTCCtactgaaagagttctctctgtcgatccaaaatgggaagcatgtgacgccGAAGAATtccatcccggtagcgtacagctgttagtttgccttgtacgaacacaagtttacttctgccggtgtatgagatggctctccacatcatgacactccctccaccgaatctgtcaacttgggtgaCGCAgatgttggcaaaacgttcattgcggcgtctttaaacacgttgtcgtccatcacgtcgctgtagaaggaaacgtgactaatcgctgaaccatactcgccgccagtttttcaagttccacccctgtacattcgtgcaccagctaacacgtaaatgtcgatgttgctGTCTTATTTAGAATcgttataaaataaattcatgaaGTTTCTCTTGTCAGTTAAGACGTCAACGCCTGTTaatatgttatatggagaactgGGGCGTTACCCAGTCTCCCTTGATGTCAAATTAAGAATGATCACTTTTGGGTTTAAACTAAAAACTGGAAAACGCACAAAGTTATCATTCTTGATATATGAATTATTGCTGAATGATTATAAAAATGGAATATGTGATCATAAATGGTTAAAGTTTATCAAATCTGTTTTGGATGACGTTGGATATAGTAATATATGGACTGAACAGTGTAACCAGCTACCAGATGtaaatctattaaaacaaagaattcttttaagattacaggatcagttcttacaaacatggaacaatgaaattgttaattcatctaaagcatcttgttacagactgtttaaatcaaatattgtgttcgagacatatttaaccaatttagagaaaaaatattggTTACCACTATTATATTTTCGACTCTCAAATCATTATCTTCCCATTGAAAAAGGCAGATGGAAAAAAAGAACTTTAACAAATAGAACATGCTTTCTGTGTACAAATAACgaaattggtgatgaatttcattatataatgtgttgtcctgttttttaaagatgaaagaacAAGACTTCTGCCAAAGTGTTGCCagtctagaccaaatgtttataaatttagaatgctatttgacagtaaaaaaaatggttttctcagaaagctagcagttttctgtaaacaaattatgcataTTCTTAAGTCCCAGGGCTGAAAtctgtttttacaatttcattttatttgtatatgcaatgtatgtcttcaaatgcaagtatgaatccatagatatacacttgttttatctgatgtacattattatgacgaatgtgccatcttgtcatttatttatttaattatattttacaatgtacctcatatgccgttgaattacgaccacagtgtaaataaagttcagtttaGTTcagacggggccaacatacggtctcctagcccgtaaaccagcttctcggagtcggttccgaatggtttgtgcagacacctttctcaaaccaggtatgcgtccagcaatgttcgttgctgtggcagttcggtgacgcaagtgcagaacccggatgtagcgatcttgtgttgcagttgttatgcgaggtcttccacttctatgccagtcttcagctgattgaaactgctggtaactgtcccagagacgtgaaatggtgctctgatagacgttcatgtggcgtgcgactgctgactgcgattcacctaactggaggcggcctattgcaatgtttcgattcggcaggcttagtcttgacATCTTGTAattcgtctacgtcgaaatggaaatgaggcatcgtTGCGAGCATTACAGCTTTCAATACCCATCACTATCCCAATCTTCCCccccccgagtttcacgtgcattaaCCAACATTTGACCATTTCACGCTGATTTCCTgaaattgtcgcacaacgtgacacaacgtgcgttaaatttgttttagggtgcatctGGGCATGCTGtaccattccaggaacattaacaaacacgGTCATTCAgaaacgatattttgtaaaatcaaacacttttcttctttccctatcacctatgcgtttctttctTGACAGAGTATAGTTACCCGATGCTGCACTTcgtaaggattttttttttcgttcagatctagacgacacatcgtgctaaatattgcgtatAAAGAAGAATTCCAGAAATACAACCTAAATGGACGCCGCCATCTTTATTACTTacacagaagtggctatatacacggcggcCAAGGCTAATGAAGGCTGGCTGTCTACACGGCGTCGTATCATTGTGGGAGAGGGGAGTTAAGTATAAGGCCgttacttatttattaatttatagttattttcgtgtttatattcaattaagttaTATATCCTGGGCACTgcggcacacacctcagctatatgagCTGTCCGTCCCAttgggtcgttaaaactcgctctgtgtgggagccggtaccgggctgcgaatctaccaattgagttgttaaaactggctctgtgtgggagccggtaccaggctgcgaatctacccattgagttgttaaaactggctctgtgtgggagccggtaccaggctgcgaatctacccattgagttgttaaaactcgctctgtgtgggagccggtaccgggctgcgaatctaccaattgagttgttaaaactggctctgtgtgggagccggtaccgggctgcgaatctacccactgagttgttaaaactggctctgtgtgggagccggtaccgggctgcgaatctaccaattgagttgttaaacttcgctctgggtgggagccggtaccgggctgcgaatctaccaattgagttgttaaatttcgctctgggtgggagccggtaccgggctgcgaatctaccaactgagttgttaaacttcGCTCTtgttgggagccggtaccgggctgcgaatctacccattgagttgttaaaactggctctgtgtgggagccggtaccgggctgcgaatctaccaattgagttgttaaacttcgctctgggtgggagccggtaccgggctgcgaatctaccaattgagttgttaaatttcgctctgggtgggagccggtaccgggctgcgaatctaccaactgagttgttaaacttcgctctgggtgggagccggtaccgggctgcgaatctacccattgagttgttaaacttcgctctgggtgggagccggtacgtacctaccagccttatgtcctttcagatgtaataaaatgtatcttctatttcgtatcatgtttatatcccgagtgaaataaatttcagttgtcatgagctttaaTAGCGAGTGACATTAAAAGTTGTCGCCAGCGACAAAATGGTTCGATACTACACATTTTAGGATACACAAATTATGAGGTGTAGGCCTATAATCATAATGTTTGGAAGCAATATTTAATCATGTGTGAAGAGTGTaatgtttgtgtgcgtgtgttggtttgatttttgtgttgtttaagtattattttattgcaaatgGCATGCTGAATGTAAGGGAATCAGTTTATAAAACGTGTCATTACTAATGATGTTTGATATAATATCATCTATGATTGGTTTATTTAAAATTGGCCACACTGGTCCTGGTTGAgttataccatatatatatatatatatatatatatatatatatatatatatatatatatatatatatatatatatatatataatggactGTGTTTATGTCTCTCTGTCCTTTATGGGGTGGTATTTAGCccagtcagtagagcgcttgCCTCAGGTGCATggttcgcaggatcgaacctcggTGGACTTGCCTTTCATTTCATCCGCGCTCACTTCTAATATATCGAAATTATTAAACACCAAAGTGTCGTAGATCACATTTACTGAGGTGTCATATGCGTATGCGTGTCTGTGTttctatgtatatgtgtgtatatgtatgtgtgtgtatctatgtaccgtatgtatgtgtgtgtgtgtgtgtgtgcgcgcgcctgtattcacacacacacacacacacacacacacacatacacacacacacacacacactgtcataccaaatgtttgacatccaatagccaataattaataaatcaattttatgctctagtggtgtcgttaacaaaacaaacgttttcttCCTCCACTGCAAAGAATATACTGGCCGAATCGTCTAGGTTAGGATCGAAAGGACCCGGTCATTTGGGGTAAttagtttttgtaaatattccttGAAAATGAAGAATATAACACAATAGTTAATTTGGTAATCACGTTAAACATTTAATGAATAATAGATTAAGTAAGAAATACACGGTTgtcttttattgtttaaaaatagtaGCACGGATAAAATAGTTATCACAtaacacataaaaataaaaccgaATTTTAAGACGTAGTAATCTTCGTTTATTTGTACGAGTTCCATTAAAACCAGGGGCCTGTAGGCCTGAACAGCTttgcccctctctctctctctctctctctctctctctctctctctctctctctctctctctctctctctctctctctctctctctctctctctctcagtctgcATCTCTGTTACTGTCTCTCTCATCCTGTCTCACGGTCTGTCTTTCTCACTGCCTGTCTCTCTTTTTTCTGTCTCTATCGGTCTCTGTCGCACTTTTATCTCTATATCTCTGCATTTCTCccactgaccggcctcggtggcgtcgtggttaggccatcggtctacaggctggtaggtactgggttcggatctcagtcgaggcatgggatttttaatccagataccgactccaaaccctgagtgagtgctccgcaaggctcaatgggtaggtgtaaaccacttgcaccgaccagtggtccataactggttcaacaaaggccatggtttgtactatcctgcctgtgggtagcgcaaataaaagatcccttgctgcctgtcgtaaaagagtagcctatgtggcgacagcgggtttcctctaaaaaacagtgtcagaatgactatatgtttgacgtccaatagccgatgataagataaaaaatcaatgtgctctagtggcgtcgttaaataaaacaaactttactttacttctcCCACTGTTTCtatctcttctctctttctctctgtgtcactatctctgtctctctctcactcactctctctctctctctctctctctctctctctattactGTCTGCATGCCTCTCGCTCCTTTTCTTTCTCCCTTAGCCTGCCTCtcccagtctctctctctctctctctctctctctctctctctctctctttctctctctctctcactgtctgcatgcctctctctccccttttctctctcccttAGCCCGCCCCACCCAGTCTCTATCTtaccgtctctctctctctctctctctctctctctctctctctctgtgtgtgtgtgtgtgtgtgttttttctctctcccttAGGCTGCCTCTCCCAGTCTCTATCTTACcgtctctctcattctctctctctctctctctctctctctctctaccacTGTCTGCATGCCTCTCGCTCCTTTTCTTTCTCCCTTAGCCTGCCTCtcccagtctctctctctctctctctctctctctctctctctttctctctctctctcactgtctgcatgcctctctctccccttttctctctcccttAGCCCGCCCCACCCAGTCTCTATCTtaccgtctctctctctctctctctctctctctctcgtgtgtgtgtgtgtgtgtgtgtgtgtgtgtgtgtgtgtgtgtgtgtgtgtgtgatcctGTCTCACTCGCGGTCTGTCTTTCTCactttgtttctcttttttctgTCTCTATTTTTCTCTGCCACACTTTCTACCGCTTTCTCTCTGCATTTCTGctactgtctctgtctctgtctctctctctctctctctctctctctctctctctctctctctctctctctctctctctctctctctctctctctctctctctctctctctctctctctctctctctctctctctctgtcgaaaactataaaaaaaatgcatcgACTGCGTGCTTTGGCTATTAAATGTCTGCTTAATTTTACTTCTCTGAGCTAGCCAAACTCATAAATAACTTCGAAATCCGTGAGTTCCCGAGAGTCGGTCTCCAGAAAGCATCTGCAACTCCATCTGCTGTACCCGACTTTATGAAGAAACCATTGGGGTTGCACTCGCCGCAACGTGGACCGCTGAACCAAAACCCGGAATTGCGCTCACCGGCACAATCGACGTTCGATTCTCCGTCCGGAGGTGGCCGTGACCTTGGTAGAGTCGAAGTTCATCCTGAAATTTTCCGACTCGCTCCCGACCGTGAAGTCGAGGTGGTAGATCTGTCTCCAGTAAAGTCCGACAAACGTCTGGACCAGCAATTTCTGTCGTCTGCTCGTAGTGATGTAATGGATTTTTTCATTGCCCAGCCAAAAGTCGCCCGGAGACGCCAAGTTGCCGAATCCAGACTTGTACTCCGACCAGGATTTCTGaaataagttttttttcttGAAGCGGCTCTGGATGACCGTTCTCCCACCGTATCTCATGTCACAGAAGACATTGAATGGGTAGGGCGATCGAATCGGTTTGATCTGGAAAATAGCCTTCTTTCCGGCATAGTATGAGTATTGGAAACCTTCCGAGCAATCtacaacagaattaaaaaagttaaaattaaaagtcttttggttttttgttgttgttgttgttgttgttcaatgacaccacttcagcacattgatttattgatcatcggctattgggtgttaaacatttggcaattctgagggaggaaacccgcaacatttcttcattagtagcaagggatcttttatatggaccattctacagacaggacagcacatgctaCGGTATTTCATATACTAGTTGTAGTGCACTgtctgggacgagaaataacccaatgggcctaccgatggggTCGATGCTAGACCGACTGCATAGGCCTATCaggggagcgctttaccactgggctacgtccccgcCCCGCAACAAACatttcactggcgtaggaagcggggtgggggggggggggtagcagcagcgatgttgttttttggggttttttaaatctatGTTTTCGTTTATTTATGTGTTTGCGCCCAAAccccgccccccacccccaccccacccccaacacacacacacacacgttttggAACCTTCCTACGCCGGTGAAAATTAAGATGTGTAATGTGTTGAGGAATTTTAGCTCCAGGGTGGGTCTAGACTGTAGCGAGCGACGTTTATAGCGAGGGGACCGAGTCTTCAAAAACATTTGAGCAGCGGGGGCTTTCGATCCTCTGCACACGCATCTGGTGCGTATCTCACTCTCAGTCTTTTCCTACTGTAAAATACAAACTCGACTACATGCAGTCTTAAAGGCACGGTCAAGTCCAATGTGAGCCAGACCACAAACCGAcagaattaacaaaattaatgaaaacgCGTTATTTTAGAATTgataaagaaaaaaccccaagatGTTTCCTGCTAACTTATGTgtctaaaactcctacatgcgTATGAATCGACGTAtgcaccatggatataaatactaccacttttcacccttaaagggacattcctgagtttgctgcactttttaacgattgtaattacatatcaaatacatttttctgcataaaatattagtggctgtatattaaacgtgtttctgatcgttctaatatttgtactaggttaaatttcaaattatttcctaaaatattgtttttttgtacgtacgaaattattcgaagacaaaacccagtttgggcttcttataaatattaagacgaccagaaacacattgaatatacagacactgatattctaaattagaaaatatatttaatatgcaagtttaatcgtagaaatattttattagtcggaaacatcttacaatgcagcaaactcaggaatgcccctttaaagtACATCAGAAAACATTGGGGGATTAAGCTGCT harbors:
- the LOC121379647 gene encoding fibrinogen-like protein 1; the protein is MDCSEGFQYSYYAGKKAIFQIKPIRSPYPFNVFCDMRYGGRTVIQSRFKKKNLFQKSWSEYKSGFGNLASPGDFWLGNEKIHYITTSRRQKLLVQTFVGLYWRQIYHLDFTVGSESENFRMNFDSTKVTATSGRRIERRLCR